The Fictibacillus arsenicus genome contains a region encoding:
- a CDS encoding lysophospholipid acyltransferase family protein: MKLYSFGKWLCGTYFNSSFKPEIIGAENMPDAGGVLLCTNHIHNYDPPLVGVASPREVHFMAKAELFSVPVLKHIMPKINAFPVKRGMSDKTALKTGMNLLKEGKVVGLFPEGTRSKTGEIGEGLAGAGFFALKSEAHIVPCAIVGQYKKGKSLKIIFGKPIDFTHLREQKASAKEATELIMKHIAQLKKDNE, encoded by the coding sequence ATGAAGCTTTATTCTTTCGGAAAATGGCTTTGCGGTACTTATTTTAATAGTTCTTTTAAACCTGAAATAATCGGGGCAGAAAATATGCCGGATGCTGGCGGGGTTTTGCTGTGTACAAATCATATTCACAACTATGACCCTCCACTTGTTGGAGTTGCTTCACCAAGGGAAGTTCACTTCATGGCAAAAGCAGAACTCTTTTCGGTCCCAGTATTAAAACATATAATGCCAAAAATTAATGCGTTTCCTGTAAAAAGAGGAATGAGCGATAAGACGGCTTTAAAAACAGGCATGAACCTTTTAAAAGAAGGAAAGGTAGTAGGCCTCTTTCCTGAAGGGACAAGAAGCAAAACAGGTGAGATCGGTGAGGGTTTGGCAGGTGCAGGGTTCTTTGCACTTAAATCCGAAGCACATATCGTCCCTTGTGCAATAGTAGGCCAGTATAAAAAGGGCAAAAGCTTAAAAATTATCTTTGGCAAGCCGATAGACTTCACACATTTACGCGAGCAAAAAGCTTCCGCTAAAGAAGCTACAGAGCTTATAATGAAACATATAGCACAATTGAAAAAAGATAACGAATAG
- the cmk gene encoding (d)CMP kinase, which produces MKKLLSIAIDGPAGAGKSTVAKQVAERLSFIYIDTGAMYRALTYKALSLGADLNDGIALESVLQTTQIELVKTETGQAVYLDGKDVSEAIRSAEVTNNVSFVARQKEVRIEMVKRQQQLAESGGVVMDGRDIGTHVMPNAELKIFLIASVDERARRRYEENLAKGFPADFELLKSEISLRDKRDSEREAAPLRKAEDAIELDTTSMTIEEVVSSILNFAEERAR; this is translated from the coding sequence ATGAAAAAATTATTATCGATTGCCATTGATGGCCCTGCGGGTGCAGGAAAAAGTACGGTAGCAAAGCAAGTAGCTGAGCGCCTTTCTTTTATTTATATTGACACTGGTGCCATGTACAGGGCATTAACTTATAAAGCTCTTTCCTTAGGGGCAGATTTAAATGATGGAATCGCTCTTGAATCAGTTCTTCAAACAACACAGATCGAATTGGTGAAGACAGAAACAGGTCAAGCTGTATATCTTGATGGAAAAGACGTATCAGAAGCAATCAGGTCAGCAGAAGTAACAAATAATGTTTCTTTTGTTGCCCGGCAAAAAGAAGTACGGATTGAAATGGTGAAAAGACAGCAGCAGCTTGCTGAATCAGGCGGAGTAGTAATGGATGGCCGGGATATCGGTACACATGTGATGCCTAATGCTGAACTGAAAATCTTCTTGATCGCGTCAGTAGATGAACGCGCTCGCAGAAGATATGAAGAAAATCTTGCAAAAGGATTCCCGGCAGATTTTGAATTGTTAAAAAGTGAAATTTCACTTCGAGACAAAAGAGACAGCGAAAGAGAAGCTGCTCCATTAAGAAAAGCAGAAGATGCTATTGAACTAGATACAACGAGCATGACCATCGAAGAAGTAGTCTCAAGCATTCTTAATTTTGCAGAGGAAAGGGCACGTTAA
- a CDS encoding DUF5359 family protein, producing MTKIKRLDRLLIQLAIVHFILLLIAQVFLEIPSFKMYTNKSIYYEGVIKGEREPALETIDR from the coding sequence GTGACTAAGATTAAAAGGTTAGACAGGTTATTAATTCAGCTTGCTATCGTTCATTTTATATTATTATTGATCGCACAAGTTTTTTTAGAAATCCCTTCGTTTAAAATGTATACGAATAAAAGCATTTATTATGAAGGTGTCATAAAAGGTGAAAGAGAACCTGCTTTGGAAACGATAGACCGTTAA